A genomic segment from Oncorhynchus clarkii lewisi isolate Uvic-CL-2024 chromosome 12, UVic_Ocla_1.0, whole genome shotgun sequence encodes:
- the LOC139421908 gene encoding LOW QUALITY PROTEIN: heparanase-like (The sequence of the model RefSeq protein was modified relative to this genomic sequence to represent the inferred CDS: inserted 1 base in 1 codon): protein MSGILILAFVISILSHRYYVGASVRSARDEVNFESVNLNVDLSRVLKRVNERFLSVAIDASLVAEEKFMYLLTSPKRRTLAQALSPAFLRFGGTRQDFMTFNPAFLHSNEYHVFDADDLCERLELPQILEERLKQEWALQEVLLQKEDLQRKYRSVKFTEYAVDLLYSFTNCSALDLIFGLNELLRTTGNSWDSSNARTLIQYCESKQYSMAWELGNEPNSYEKKAGIRVNGYQLGQDFIXRGILRESKLYHDTGLYGPDISQPRDHRRDLLEGFLESGAEAIDACTWHHYYVNRRYTSLKDFLDPEVLNTLALKTHEVMEIVDLASPGKKVWLGETSSAYGGGAKGLSDTFVAGFMWLDKLGLGAKLGLDVVIRQVLIGSGTYHLVDDNLDPLPDYWLSVLYKRLVGPEVLSIEAFSTLGKKKRVRVYLHCTNKISTSYKSGAVTLFALNLSKSPARIAVPAMVSNITVEAFVLQSEQPGEEGLYSNSVKLNGEVLKMVDDRTLPSLQGTPLAAGEHLRLPGYS, encoded by the exons ATGTCAGGCATATTAATCTTGGCATTTGTGATATCTATTCTATCTCATAGATATTATGTTGGAGCAAGTGTCAGATCTGCGAGGGATGAGGTGAATTTTGAGTCTGTAAATCTGAATGTAGACCTCTCTCGAGTACTCAAAAGAGTGAACGAACGTTTTTTGTCTGTGGCCATAGATGCGAGTCTCGTCGCTGAAGAGAAGTTCATGTACCTTTTAAC GTCTCCAAAACGGAGGACATTGGCTCAAGCTTTATCCCCAGCATTTCTAAGATTTGGAGGGACAAGACAAGATTTCATGACCTTCAACCCTGCATTTTTACATTCAAATGAGTATCATGTTTTTGATGCAG ATGATCTCTGTGAAAGGCTGGAGCTGCCccaaatactggaggagaggcTGAAGCAGGAATGGGCTCTACAGGAAGTACTTCTCCAGAAAGAGGACTTGCAGAGGAAGTACCGGAGTGTAAAGTTCACAG AGTATGCAGTGGATCTACTGTACTCTTTTACAAACTGCTCTGCATTAGACCTCATCTTTGGGCTCAACGAGCTGCTCAGGACCACTGGCAACTCCTGGGACAGCAGCAATGCCAGGACCCTCATACAGTACTGTGAATCCAAACAGTACAGCATGGCCTGGGAGCTGGGCAATG AGCCCAACAGTTATGAGAAGAAGGCAGGGATCCGGGTGAACGGATACCAGCTGGGCCAAGACTTCA CAAGGGGGATTCTGCGGGAATCCAAACTTTACCATGACACTGGACTCTATGGACCAGACATTAGCCAACCCCGAGACCACCGGAGAGACTTACTGGAGGG GTTCTTGGAAAGTGGGGCAGAAGCAATTGACGCATGCACCTGGCACCA TTACTATGTCAACAGAAGATACACATCTTTAAAAGATTTCCTAGACCCTGAGGTGCTAAACACTTTAGCCCTGAAAACACATGAAGTCATGGAG ATAGTTGATCTGGCATCCCCTGGGAAGAAGGTGTGGCTTGGAGAGACTAGTTCTGCCTATGGAGGCGGGGCTAAGGGGCTGTCTGACACATTTGTCGCTGGattcat GTGGCTGGATAAACTGGGCCTTGGTGCAAAGCTTGGTTTAGATGTTGTAATCAGGCAGGTTTTGATTGGATCTGGGACTTACCACCTGGTAGATGATAACCTCGATCCACTTCCT GATTACTGGCTATCAGTTCTGTACAAGAGGCTTGTTGGACCAGAGGTGCTGAGTATAGAAGCCTTTTCCACTTTGGGAAAGAAGAAAAGAGTACGGGTCTACCTACACTGCACTAACAAGATAAG tACAAGCTACAAAAGTGGAGCAGTCACATTGTTTGCTCTGAACCTGAGTAAGAGCCCTGCGAGGATCGCTGTGCCTGCCATGGTCTCTAACATCACTGTAGAGGCCTTCGTTCTTCAGTCTGAACAGCCTGGCGAGGAGGGACTCTACTCGAA TTCTGTGAAACTCAACGGAGAGGTGTTGAAGATGGTGGATGATCGAACTCTTCCATCACTCCAGGGAACTCCTCTTGCTGCAGGAGAACATCTCAGACTCCCTGGTTATTCCtga